The region TTTTGATAATATTCAtattgtcacagaacaatgtcacGACTTCTTGTTCCACACTGTACTCCTTCAATATATTCCTCATCAATAATAGTTGTGTACAACTGCTCTTTACATCCAGATATTCAGCTTCAACTATTAATAAAGAGACACAATTTTGCTTCTTGATGAACCAAGATACAAAGTTGTTTCCAATAGGAAAGCACCCACCAAATGTATTTTTTCTATCATCTACACTTCCAATCCAATTAGCATCACAATATCCAACTAGTATACTATAGTTACATTTCCCATTGACAAACAAAAATATTCTCTTAATTTGAGCTAGAAAACTGGCCTTGGAGTTTGCTTAAAATTGCACAAACCCCTACAGAGAAGGTGATGTTAGATCTGTTTGGTATGAGGTTGAGCAGACCATCAATCATGTTTTTGCATAAGTTTTGATTCATATTAACTTCACTTTCATCGTTTATCATCTTTAAATGAGTAGTAGAAGGGATCCTCTTATGGATTTCATGATTAAACCTATACTTTTTCTTGATGTTCTTTGTACTCTTGTCATGAGGCTTATTTTCTCCAAGATTCTCTTTATTATGGTGACACAAAGAAGGTCTTCAGCTTCCATATTAAAATGCATGTTGTGAAAGGTACTTTGGTCATCCATTCTGTTAAGTTTGAGCTTCAGTATACATGACAGACTAAGTCTCAAACTTATGGCCCTAAAAGTATCAATATCACAAACACTCTCTTCTTTTTAATGCATGCTCATGCTTATTAATAACACCACCATTAAATACAACAATATCAACCTCAACATCTTCATGATGAGACTGTGTCAACATGTCAAACAGGATGCATGGCACATCGTTATCATCATTTTGAATTCCTAGATTGGTTTCTTAGGTCTCTTCACCAAAAGACATATGAATGGGATGATAATTCTTCAAAGGCCCGTATATGTGAGGGACATTAATCACAATTCCACCAACAACTAAATCAAAAATTTCAACATATGGAATATTGTGGAGAGTAATATCTAGAACATATTTCTTGACATTCAACCTGAGACTAGACTTTAAGGTACTATGAGTAACACCAATTACAACTTTACCAAATTCGTTATCATAATTTTGGTTAATCAGAACTCTAGACATATGAGAAGGAACATCATAATCCATATTCTTCTTTTTCTCAACCACTATTTGATCAATATTGGGAGGACTTCCAGCCTGACCATCAACCTTCCCTTCAATGACAAACCCTTGATTGAGTTTCATAAAGTCCACATGTGGTAAATTAAAAGTATGAGAAAGATGTTGAACCATCTGGTAAGACATCTTGGTTTCCTTCTCAAGAAGGCAAACTTCATAAGTACTTTCTTCTTCAGCATTGAGATCAATACATATGTGACATCTCTTTCTGCAATAATCCCCAAGTTTTTTATGCTAAGTCTTAGTTTCAGTTTCTAACATGTCTTCCATGATTTCTGAAACATGACCTTTAACAATCTGCTTTGTATAAGCAACCACTATCTCCATCTTTACAATTTTCCTTCTCATATGGTTATCATAAGGAGCAACAAAATTTCTTTCTCCAACCATCTGCCTAATGTAGCTAATATACCAATACTCATAAGAGAACTCCTTGTGGGAGAAACAAGTAGCAGGGATGTTAGGCTTGCCAAGCCAAACTTGTTGATTTTGTATTTGAAACTTCTCATTCTACCGAGGATACCAATGTTCACAGCATGGTTGCCTACCATACAACTTCACATACAATATGTGCAATATAACCAACTTCACATACATGAATCCGTCAACCATAATCAAACAATACAACATTCAACTCGAATCCAACACCCTCCATCATATCTCAAAGATTACATATGAAATCCATTCAATGATACTCCAAATCACGCATCCTCAAGTATGAATGATCATATCTCTTAGTACATGTATCATTCAAACTTGTCTCTCTCACAGTCACGATGCCATGCCTCTTAACACTTTGATTGGACCAAAGACATATGTTGAAACTAACAAGTTTAAATGTTTGAGTCAAGAAATACAAGCTAAACTCTAAGCTCTTAAAGAACAATTACAAGGGAGATTGTACACTTGGAACCTCACATCAAACCAATTGGTTGCAAATGGATATACAAAATCAAATTCCACGTTGATAGATTAGTGAAAAGATTTAAAGCACGATTAATTGCTATAGGATACAATGAAATTTAAGGCTTGTGATACTTTGATACATATTCACCAATTGTTCAACTCACCATAGTCTGTTTGGTCAGAGCGCTTCCTACAACCAATAAAAAATGTTTGATTATGGTTGAAGGATTCAAACATGTGAAGTTGGTTGTGATGGACAGGTTGTATGAGAAACTCACACCAATTCTTCTTGCACATAATTACCTTCAAGCAAATACAAACCATTCCTTGTTCATAAAAAAACTCACGTGTCATTTATTTTGCTATTGGTATATGTAGATGGTATCATTATTGTAAGAAATTCCATGAATGAATTTGACATGATCAAAGTATTAATCCACCACAATTTCCAAATAAAAAACTTGGGTTAACTAAAGTATTACCTACACCTCAAAGTGGTTCATCCAAAGCAAGAATTTTTCTTATGCACACGAAAGTATTATTTATATCCTTTCTCTAATACATACATTCTTGGTTCTCCTTGCTCCAAACTTCATGTTCTATATTATGATAACCCTAATGTCATACACATAACATCTATTCACATGCTCCATAAACGTACAAAACACTTGAAGTTTGATTCCCATATAGTCCGAGAAAAACTTCAAGCTGATGTATTCAAATTATTGTTCATGTCCTCTAAATACaaacttatatatattttttcattAAACCTCTCGGTCCTCGTCCATTTCACATACTTCTATCCAAATTAATGATGATTAACATATATCCTCCAATTTATAGAGGGGTACAACACAATGATGTGGATAGCTCAAGTTAGTTATAATTATTATACTCATAACTAACTTATCGCAAAATTAGTTAAGTTAATTAGATAGTTAAGAGTTAATTAGAAGTTTATCTTATATGCTTATATGCTTGCCTACCTATGCTCCCTTACAACATACACATACTTATCCATATAAGTATATTGTATGAGTATTTTGCAAGCTAATGAAGTGAGATTGCTTTGTTCATATTATTGATCCAACCGATAAATGTATAGCCTCAAATATGTTCAACTCCAACAAAATATATCTATGAAGAAACATAGTGTAAGCAATTACTAGTAAAATTTGCAGTAGAAGTTGAGTTATTATTCCCAAAATGTTAGGCCCAAGCCCATACACAAACCTTTCCGATCTGATATCCAACCGGACCGGTCACGTTTCCGATTTCGAACCAAACCGGTTTAACCTCCCGGTTCAGTTTCTATAACACTGGACTAGAGTTTACTCTGGTCCTTTCTCTTCCACAACATATATCGAAACGTTCGTTCATTTTTGGCGACTGTATAATATTTCGGGTGCAAAAATATGCGTGGATTGCAAAAATCGAAGCGAGTTTCATGGGCTTCGGATTTGAATCTTTGTCAGGTAAAAATTATCTTCAAGTTGCCGTATCCAAATCGATCGATTCGTTCGATTTCATCCAGTAACCGCTTCActttcaaaaccctaatttttatGTCTGATTTTGAGGACCTTGCCATGGTTGATGCTTCTTCCATCATCGTTGCAATCTGATCGGAATTTTAAGGGTTTGCATGTGGTTTGTGAATTGAGGGTTTTAACTCAATTGAAAAAAATTGATAACTTTGTAGTAAATAGTGTGGATAAGAGATGGAGTGGCTTTAATTGGATTGAAGTTTGAAATAAAAATTGATAAttttgaatgatgatgaaaaagaaaaaaacagaagaaaagtagtaagcaaaataaaataataaggAAGTTAAGATATATATTTGGGATTGGTGATGAATTCCTTTTGGAATTTGAAAATCCTAATGAGAATTTATTTGGATTGGTGACTGGTTTTTTTCTTTTGCATGATCCTGTGTAATCTTTGGTAGATTATGTGAGTTATACTATTATTTTGTTCATATATGTTTTGTATTgaatatttttgtttttgtttttgttttttgaaTTGGGAATTTTTAAATGATGGACTTTGATAATGTTACTCTTTCTAAAATGTTATTGCAATTATTCTGCACATTGCAATCCTGTTTTGTGCTTTACATGTTTTGGGTGGTGCTgaaaatgaaaattttgttgGATAGATGTTGAATGGTTTAGCAGGTTATTAGTGTTACTTGGTATATCGTTTGCACGCGTTACAATGCATATCCATCCCAGTGCAGCACCAAACACACTATAAGTATTGAATTAGTTTGGCCTTTAATCTAAAATCTTCAGCATGAAAAAATGTGGCCTTGTATAAATTTAGTTTGTTAACCATTAATGTTAATTTTCCAAGTTAGTTTATAATGCTCATCTTAATCTTATCTCAACACTCGAGTTTCCATTCAAGAAAGTTACTTTGAAACTTGTAACCGTCATAAAAAGGGGTGATCTCGTTTGGTATTTTCCATTACTTCTTGGTGTCTTCTTTTTCGTTGTTAACTAGACTGCTTATACTTTATGACTATACATGTGGACTGATTGATTCTTCTTATCTTTTCTATTCAAGTAAATTACCTATTGTTTTCTTGCTTGCAATGTTTTTTTCTTTGAAATAAAGAACATTTGTTTCAAAGTCACGTGTTTCCCTGTCCAACTTAGTTGCAATTTTTGGAGAGTTTTTTATGCTGTTAGTTTTTCCTCTGTTAGAAAAGCCTCTGAATAACCTGAATGAATATATGAAGTTTTTGCttctttcttttgttttgttCAATACGAATTTTGTTGCTCATTTTATATTGATGTTAGTGTGGTTGCTAGTGTGTCTTTGATGTGAATTAATAAAATCGCGTGACCTTTTGTTTTTGCTGCTATTACTATTAGTCCGGATTTTTTTGGTGTGAAAGAGTCTTGGTAGAGTTTTGCAGCTTAGAAGTCTATGTTGTCTTTCTAAAATTATGTTATCTTTCTGTTTGAAAGGAAACTAAGTGCAAGATCTCAGCCACTTCCAACATGGGAGGGCCAAGTCAGTGTGGTATTTTCTGGAGATGTACCGTTGGTGCATGCAGAAGTATAGGAGGTAAAGGTGATAAAAGTTTGCGGTTAGCTAGCATATTAATTTACTTCAGACAACACCTATCAAAGTGTGACTGAGTACGGTCTTTGTTGTCTAACACTGGAATGAAGAGGTGAAGGTCTTCGGATCTGATTGCAGCATTTTGAAACAGCTTGCAATATGGATTTAAGATTCTGTTTTCACTTCTAGTCTCGATCGTGACTTGGTGTTGCCCCAGTTTCAGTGCAGAGTCATAGAGAGAGAAGGGCAGACCCTCTTGTGGGCAAATTAATGAGATATCAGTGTCTCCCCTAGGTTGGAAAAATCGTAAAACAATATTGAATAGAAGATATATTGGTTTTGGCGTTCTAAGTATCTATAATAAGAGTCCAATGGATAGAAAATTCAGTATCACCAAGTCCTTTATTCTGATTACCCATAATAGTTTGCTTAAGAAGGAGTTTGTTAAATGATATAAAATCTCTCTGAAGTCTGAATTGTTTTGTATTTATTGTTCGACCAAAATGTGCTAATTTATCCAGCCAAGTTTCATTGTGTTGTATTTTAGTGAAGACAGTTAATATTCTATCATCAAATATTGTGCTTGTATGAAATCTTTCAAAAATTGCTTCATATATTCCGAGTTCTATATTGCAAGTGATCACAATAGCTATTTGAAAATGCAAGGTCATTTTGTGCACCATTTTTCACAGTCATATTTTATAAGtgatttttgatttttctctATTGGATTGTGTTTCTCTATATTTCAAGTGTTTGTAAATAGTAATGCACTTGACGATGTATTGACAGAATCAATAATTAGTCATTTAAGACGAAGTTACCCGGATGTTATTATAAAATTCATAGTATAAGAGGGCTAAATGACAAAAGATTGTTTTCTTTTTGTTGAACAGGTTAGGTTATTCTTATCAGAGGAATCTCCTTCACAAGTTGGGTTGAATTCTCAAGATCACCTCCAAGCAAAGATATCGTCCGTGTTGCATCAAGGAGAAGCTGGTTCTGATGATATTTTGCCTCCTGGATTTGAAGGAACTTGTGCTTCAAGTCAGTTTGACATTAAGCTGTCCCAAATACCAATTATTAGCTGGGTTAATCCACCTAAGGTAGTTTTTTCAATTATATTTAAACAATGTCTATAGTAATTTTCAGTATTATTTATATTTCTATATGTTTGGTAGAAAGTAAAGGAAAAAGAAGGTGATATGTGACTTTGCTTTTAACATTTAATTCTCAATTCTTTGTAAATGCGACTCTATCAGATCATGCTAGATCTCACATGGCTTGTGGTGGCTGGGGAAGAAAGCAAAGAGATAGTTGATCAACCTCACAGGGAGATGAGAGTCCTTGAGGCTATATATCCACGGATATCTTCCATTCCTCCAAAGTTCGTGTCTTCTCTTGCCTtgtttgatttttcttttttgcTTCCATAATCCTTGTAATAAAAGAATGTTTTTTTTCCCTTGGATGCAGTCCTTCTGTTGCACTGAACGTTGAAGATTCTCATGACATGGATGAGTGCACTGTTGTGATCCCAATTACGCCCGTTGAAGACGGGGATGTGGCAGCAGAAATATTATCTCATTCCTTGAAACAATATGCTGTTTCAAAGTCTCATGAGTTATCTCCTGGTATAGCAGAGAATTCAAACTCTGCTACAAGTATGTCTGATGTAGCTGCTGCATCTGTTGCTTTAACAAGCATAGTAAAGAGCAGCGAACACGGTAATTTGATTGACCGTGAATTACTCAATAACATTCTCAACAATCCTGAAGTGATTGAGAAGTTAGTTAGAGATTACGGAGTTCAAAATAATGTACAATATGTACAAAACATGGGATCATCTTCCGGAGTTTTTTCACATCCTACTAATCGCATTAATCAAGTTGAAACCACtacaacctcatctaatcctttttTATCCACTTCTTCCTATACTCACACAAATGGTGTTCAAATGGGGGCAAATGTTTCTTCTCAATGGCATTCTAGGCCTTTAATGAGTCCAGCTATTGCTGCTGCTCCTGTTGACCCCCCTTCAACAAAAGATGTAAACTACTATAAGAGCTTGATTCAACAACATGGAGGAGATAAACAAGAAGCACTTCCATACTCCTCCAGTAATCGTCAGAACCAGCAGCCATTAACAAACTTTGAGACAGTACACAATTTTAGAGCAAAGGGGTCAAAACCAAAGATAATGAAGCCTTGTATCTTTTTCAATAGTTCCAGAGGATGTCGCAACGGAACTAACTGTACCTTTCAGCATGATGCATCATTTCAGCAACAACAAGGCAATCCTGTGTCAGGGATGCGAAGTTCAAAGAGAATGAAAATGGACAACGAGATCAGCAGTTAAGTGAACTCTGAATGAACTTCAACTGGTGGTGATGATGTTGGTTGCCATTTGGGGAGGCCTGAATGCAAGGTTCATATCATACACATTTGATGTGGTGAAGTTAGCATTTTATTTTGTAAGTGATTTTGAGCCTAAATCGATGCCAGTTTCTGATCTCATACATTTTATCATTTTTGAATGGCGTCTCCTCTTTCTTGGTTATTCTTCATGATTGTAATTAAGCATGAGGTTTTGATGTTGCAACTGATAGGAGATACCACCAGCTAGATGATGtattaataaaaaatattctTTGGTTACTTTCTCACTCTATAAATTGATTTGCATCTCTGTCCTTTTTAATTTGCATGTAGAGGAACAATGAACCGAACCAACTCGAATATATTTCGAAAATTGATTTGAGAACTAAATTGTTGATCTTGGTTTATGAATCAAATGAGTTGAATatgttaaaaaaaattaaattaattaattaaatgagttgaatatgttaaaaaaaattaagtttattaattaaataagTTGAATTTGAATTATGTATAATTTGATTCGTTAAGTTTATGAGATAAATTTATTATATATATTGTTTGGACGATTTGAGATTTAGACGAAGCTGTGGATTTTTAAGACAAAGTTAAATTCTAATTGTATAATTCTTGAATTAGATTTTCAAATGTATTTTTTTGAATGATGTGTAATTTTTGAAGTTGTAGACTTTTGAAACACTTAAATTTCAATctaataaattttattttattttaatatttttattttaaaaaaaaagtttaatagacttaaaaaaataatttttaaattcGTGAAATAAATAAATCGAATCTAACAAGCTAAACTGAATCGTTAAAATGAATCGAATTTAAGTTTAAAAAGAAATTCGCATCAACTTTAAATAGAATTTTGAGATGAATTTTTTTCATCGAGTTAAATTAAATTAAGACGAATTTGACTCAAATATTAATATTAGCATATAAGTAAGAAGGAAAAGAAATGGTTCATTGTGGGTGATGGATGAAGTAGTTGGATTGGATCCTTAAATATTAAATTCTCATTTTGAGACAGAAAAGTTGCAAGGAGGAGTAAAAATCATGCAATCATAAAGTTCATGCTATTCTATTTGTTTGCCTTTTCTTTCTCTTAAGAGCACACTCTACTTGTTTAGAAAGCTCACTAAAGTCATGGTCCTAATAATTGAAAAAATAGTTACAATATATACAGAATCTAGAGTATTGGTTAGGAAGTTAATTGTTTAGTTTGAGAAGTATTCATTTATATAAATAGAGAAATAGAAGGGTAACCAATTTCTCTTCTCTTTGTATTTTCTTCAATACAACAATTAAGTCTTATTCTATTTAGAACAAACGAAATTATATGAATTAACTTTTATCTTTAATATTTAGATATATCTTAATAATATCTTTAATATTTTTTCaagtttttatttattttcaattGTTTGACTTCTCTAATATACTACAAGTTTACATGTTCAAATTATTTTGAACTTATTTTCCatcatttttttaaatatatatatatatatatatatatatatatatatatatatatatatatatatatatatatatatatatatatatatatatatatatatatatatatatatatatatatatatatatatatatatatatatatatatatatatatatatatatatattatctcATTTTTAATTTAAATCGTCTATTTTTACCACATATTCATTATTCAACCCAATTATGGTCTTTCTGAGAGGTGTAAAGTTAAAATTTTCATATTGGAGATGCTACTATTATAAATCAACTATGTTTAGAAAGCTCGAGTGATTTCTACTGATCAACTACACATTAAAGTTGGAGTTGTTAGAGACTTTGTAAAGAAGTTTGCAAAGTTAGGTAAAATTGGACTTCAATTGGACTTGTGATAGACAAGGGCCGTTTGTGACTTTAATCATATTTTTATATTGCTGAAACTGTCCCTATTattatttatcaattaaaaaaaatatattttttaaaaaattcattTTTACTAGTCTATATAAAACTAAATTTTTTATTCGCgcttttttttatttaaaaaacaagcatttttatgaattttttgGAAATTTCTAGTGACAAAATACCAACAATTTTAAAAATTATAGTATTTATCCAGAAAAAACCAAAAACATACCATATCAACAATTTTTATAATTTCTGGTTAGCAATTAAAATTTCaagaaattttgaattttttgatATATCGAAAATATTGCTTATATTTGTAATTTTCGGTAGTGCAGAACAATGCTTACTTGTGTGTGGTCCGTAACTGGCATGGTCTTCTACATATTGCTGTACAAATTTTATGCAGTTATTCACCACTGACGATGCATGTTTTCTATGTAACAAGTTTAAGTTAAAGATTTTGATGTCTATGTGATATTGTTAGTGTACTCTTTATATGTTGTAAATGACATATATTTCAGTCTCGATCTAAAGTATTAACATGAGCACAAACTATTGATAAACAACATGGTATTATTGTTGCCACTGTTTGTTCTGATGCTACAAATGAGAAGCGAGAGAGGAAAGATAAATTGATTATGGATTGCGAGAGATGGGGAACTATAAAAGGAAGAATGCATCTGAAGCAATAATTCCTCATAAGACATTTACAGTATGAAAGTTAAATGTCATTTTAGGCTGAGATATGTGCCAAGTGATAGTGGTTGAAAGATTATGGTTAGGTGCAGGTTGTACAATCATAAACTATCTAATGATTTAGATGGTCATGACATATTGGGTCGTCTAAAAGATCATGAAAGATAGTTTGTGAATGACATGACGAAGTACAATATGACTCCAAGGTACATAGTTTCTGTTTTTAAAGACAAAGATCCATAAAACCTCACAAGTGTTACCCATGTGTATAAAGCTAGAGATACATACAATACGAGCAAGAGAGGTCCATTGATGGAAATGCAAATGTTGTTGAGTGTTATTCATATAGATAAATAGATGTGTTGGACTAGGAATAGGGACGACTCAAACGTTGTTGCTGATATCTTTTGGATACATCTTGATTCAATGAAGTTGTTGAATATGTTTCATTTAGTGTTAATTTTTTATTCTACATACAAGACAAATAGGTAATGGCCTTCACTCATTAAAAAAATGCAGATTTCGATTTAGAAGATTTTTTATTATGTGCATCGTGATCATACGTGTATTATTTACCACTGCTTGAGATTGTTGGTCTTATGTCAACAAAGTTTACGTTTTCGGTTGACTTTGCCTATTTGGAATATGAAAGGGGGGATAACTTTAAATGGGCACTGAAAAAGCTCAAAGAGTTGTTTTGTTCCGAGAATTTGCTACCAAAGGTTGTGGTAACAGACCAGGAACTTGCGTTGATGAATGTCATGGAAGTTGTGTTCCCAAATTCAACTCATTTTTTGTGTTTGTTCCATATTTCAAAAAACGTTAGAATGAAATGTAAAAAGTATGTTAAATCAGAAATACAAGAACATGTCATGGATCTATGGAACAACATCATGTATTCATAGAGAAATCGAGTTTGTCAAACACTTGAAGCACTTTAAGAATTTTTGTGCTGATATTCCTTTATCTGTTAAGTATGTGAGTGAAACATGGTTTGACACCTTATAAAGAAAGGTTTGTTGCTGCTTGGACTAATAGAGTCACTCATTTAGGAAACACAACAACAAACAAGTACACAGACGTCATTTTGATGTTATTACATTACTAAACATAATTTAACATATATTCCTATTTATGGGTTTTAAGGTGGATTCTACTCATTGGAGACTAAAAAACATGTTGACTGCAAGTTGGAAAGATTTATGCCGAAGTTGGGATGTTGTGAACACCATTTTGAAGTTGCAGCTAGGTTCAACTAGAGTCTCATTTCAAAAAATTATTGTCAATATTGAGCATCAGTATAACACTC is a window of Lathyrus oleraceus cultivar Zhongwan6 chromosome 6, CAAS_Psat_ZW6_1.0, whole genome shotgun sequence DNA encoding:
- the LOC127093030 gene encoding zinc finger CCCH domain-containing protein 6 codes for the protein MRGLQKSKRVSWASDLNLCQVRLFLSEESPSQVGLNSQDHLQAKISSVLHQGEAGSDDILPPGFEGTCASSQFDIKLSQIPIISWVNPPKIMLDLTWLVVAGEESKEIVDQPHREMRVLEAIYPRISSIPPNPSVALNVEDSHDMDECTVVIPITPVEDGDVAAEILSHSLKQYAVSKSHELSPGIAENSNSATSMSDVAAASVALTSIVKSSEHGNLIDRELLNNILNNPEVIEKLVRDYGVQNNVQYVQNMGSSSGVFSHPTNRINQVETTTTSSNPFLSTSSYTHTNGVQMGANVSSQWHSRPLMSPAIAAAPVDPPSTKDVNYYKSLIQQHGGDKQEALPYSSSNRQNQQPLTNFETVHNFRAKGSKPKIMKPCIFFNSSRGCRNGTNCTFQHDASFQQQQGNPVSGMRSSKRMKMDNEISS